The Zingiber officinale cultivar Zhangliang chromosome 2A, Zo_v1.1, whole genome shotgun sequence genomic sequence AGCTGTTATTTACTGCTTAGAAGCTTTTAGATTATTTATTTGTAACAAACCAGAAATCCTTATTAGAACAGACTGTGAAGCCATAGTCAAATATGGTCAACAAATTAAAACAGTCAAAAAAGACCTTAGTACAAAGCGTTGGTTAAAATTTACAGATACCATAATCAATAAAGGACTTAAGATACAATGAGAACATATTAAAGGGGTTAATAATTCTTTAGCAGATACATTATCAAGGTTGTTACATTAATATTTTTAGTCCTTACAGGATGGACAGACCAAAGAAAGTTCGTACTTTTCCACCAAAACCATGCGTTTTGGCACTCAAGATTTACAACTTTTCACACAACCAGAAGATCATTTTCATTTTGTTGGCAGAGACAGACTAGACCACATCCAAAATTGTCTTATTGACAATATTTGGCATATCCCTACACTTCCAGGAAGCTCTGGACATAAAATCGCAGTAATAAATGCTCTTTCCAACTACTTTCTTACCACTATCCAGAAACCAGCAGGAAAAAAATTTTCCTGTTACGTGGTCTTTTCAGGACCCCAGGCAAGGGTATACTCTACATGGGAAGAAACCAATTTAGcaattcaaaacctagaacatcCATACTTTAAAGGCTACTATTCACTTGATAAGGCTTTTACAGCAGTCAAAGCCCATCTAGGGCCACATTTCTTTGTGAGTACAACTCTGCAAACAACACCAATACAAGCTACTAGCCCTGATACAAATACTTTTACTTATACTCAAGTTGTGCAACATACTCCTGAGAATAGCCTGGCAGAACCATCAACAGAACACGCCAATACTCCTATCAGACCAGAGTACCTAACTTTGGCTCAACTTAAAGAACAAAATAAGACTACAGCTTTACAAAGATCATCTGAGATGCGTCTGGCAGGTTTCCCAAATACTATTCCTGAGGATATTCATACTTATGTTCGCAGTCTGGCTGAAAAATCTACTTTACAAACGTTTATAGAATTATGTGAAGCCCTAAAAGATTTTCACAAAACACCTCATGAAGGAATGACTATTGTATATGAAgctgagttcaacccaaaacttAAATGCCAGAAGAAAGGACCACCTTGCATAGAATCAGATAAATATGGATGTCAATGTCAGTTTCTCTATGCTTTCAGAAGAGCTAATATGGATTACGAATCCTACATTACTACGGCTTACAAAGGGAGACAAATTACCCCTTTTACTCTTCTTGACTACGACCTCTTACATAAATTATGGATTCATGACCCAGATTCAGTTAAAGATTTCCCAAAGAAATTTGGTACTGTTATTTCTACTgctttggaagaagaagaaacgttTGTAGTATGCACATTTGATAGTACACCTCCAGAATGGTTGGATCTCAAGATAGAGTCAGCTCGACATTTAGTAAAAATTGACGTAAATGAAGTTGGCGGTTACCAAGCCGAGTTACATGACTATCCTATAGACCCAGACTGTGATTGGGAAGCTCCTCCCTCCTTTTCAGACCAACTCAAACACTGGAGAGCTTTAGTCCAAGGGACGCATTGGGGCTGGGACAGACTTGAAGATCCTGATACCTATCTCTTGGTTGGCGAATCATTCACTGAAAAAATTTATTGGTAAAAAGATATAGGTACCAGATTTTTCCCTTTTCACTTTACTACACAGCATACTACCCTGTTTCAACATTACCAGAAGAAGACAGAGAGAATGAGTAACAAGAGGTTAGCAAGTTCTGCCCTTTCAGCTAGAGCCTATTGAGCTGCCTTAGCCAGACACAGAGCACCAAATCAAGCTTCCAGCTCACAAGCACCATCTTTAGACTCAACCGGAGAAGACAACATTGATAATATGATGGGCAGCTAAGAATGACAGCCACCATACTCAACAGCGCCACCACTACTCAACAGTTATATGATGGACAGCTAAGATTGACAACCACCGTACTCAATAGTGCTACCACTACTCAACAGTGCCACCACTACTCAACAGTGCCACCACTCACCAATGTCTCCACTAAAACCAATACTACTTTCCACCTGTCTCTTTTGCAGATGCCTTCCTTTCACCCTAAACAACACCTTCCTTCCACCTGTCTTACTTTCCAAGATGCTTTCCTTCCCTCCTAAGCAAATGTTTCCTTCCTCCCAAAGACATCTCTCCACTCTTGCCTATAAAAGGTCATCTTCCTCTGCCTCCCAAGGCATCCCCCCAAGCACAATCTTCTCTCACTCTTTACCTCCTCAAGCTCTTGCAACTCCCTTTCCAGCACTCTTTCAAAACCCTTCTTTTCTCCCTGTAAGTATGTAAAATATGTCAATTTCAGTATGTAATGTCTTTTAAAAATTTCGATCTCAGTATGTAAAAACTATGTAATTATTAGTTTGCTGAGTGTAATCTCCTGTAAAATTTCTTCACTACATAAATCTATACTTGTTTTATAATGAATTGAGTTCTGTCTTGGTTCTTTTCCTCAGTCTTTATCTTAGTAACCAACAGGTGAACAGTAACTGTATCAGGAATAACCAAAATCATATAAGACCTGTGCTGGCTAAGTAAGAAGGATATAGACCCAAAGTCTTACGCATAAGCGGGGGCACTGATTGAAGGTGAGATCCTGAACAAGTGAAGCTCACtggaaaataaataagaaaagaaagcagagtaaaaaaaaaagaagttaaaaTTACAATATCATTATATTTACATGCAACATTATATTACTATAGTGAtccacttaatttttttaactcactactactatatttttttttactgtcTACTATCTATTTACTTTTGTTATTACatcatataatatatatatatatatatatatacaccttATTTTCCTTAAACGCAACCAATGCAAATATGTTCCAACTTTATACTTTTGtgctttataatttttttaatgaagtAATAAATTCATTATTTTATCATTGCACTGACTTTGTGTCAatacaataattttaattaaaacaattataTGGATTTACATcgattaaaatagaaaaaaacatAAAATGACTTAAAGAAGTTCTCATAAGCTCAGTAGAGTAGTATTGTATTGCTTGAAATTTTTGGTCAGTACTAGCTCACGtaacaattttaatcaaaatataaatctaaaaaaTTCATCTCAGAACATACACGATGGAGATACTTAATACATGTAATAAGAAGGATGAACAAATCGACTTGTGATAACTTGTTATTTTCTACTTCAAATTCGGTCAAGCGATCGTGGCATCTGATAACGAATTATGTATAACAGCTGCAACAACAAAAGGGGCCTCACCCTCCTTGATCAGAAGTTCATCAAGATTGTCTCCTTCGATACACCATCAGCCACAAGTTGCGATGTAACATCCTATCACATGCAAGAAACATCATCCATATGCACAGCTCCGATCTTAGTTTTGTATCGAAAACTAAAATAAGTTTTGGCATTCACAAAGGAGTTTTTGTTTCAAAGATCATATCCCCGTCGTATATCATAGCATCAATAATCGACAAAGTCTACACAAATCTAGCAATGGCATCTGTTTCGCTTTGATCCTAGTACACATAGAGAGTATAAAAACATGTAGATTGATTCGAAGAATAAAGATATAAATACATTCGTTTCTTTTCTAATAACTTGAGCTTTTAACACGAGTGGTTACTCGATCATTTTCGAAATCTGCCTACAATAATAATATTATCATCATTTCTATGTGTCATGGTTGGTCCAGTCAAATGAATATCTCGAGGAATACAAAGGATATAAGTATATAGACAACTCCATTTTTGAACTCCTCGAGTTTTGAAAAAAGAAATTAGCTAATCGACTTTGACAGATCTAGTTATAAATCAAAATCCCCCGAGCATCTATTCAAGCAATTCAAAATGGACAGCAGAGGCTGTTGTTCCTATGGAATAAAATGCAAGAAATTAAGCGACTTCAGGATCAACAGTCCCAACTATTTGGTGCCACCGACGAGGAAGCAAACAGCCACTTTAGGCCCTATTGAGGCCAAGCAGCTACATTAGACAGGTAGAGAACATGTACTTATCGACATTTGTGTTTCACAAAGTTTATGATGATCCAACAATTGAAATGATTGAGGAAACCAAGCAGCTACCAACTGATTGGTGCCAACATTACGAATAGAAACTATAAAATTCAAGGTACGGGCACAGCTAGAAATCAATCGAGCAAATTCCAAAACTACGGGATGAGCAGATTAAAATTGCATGGGCTCGAACAATTTCTTAAGATAACTTACAAATGGCTGCAATAATGTCTGCGAGAAAACATACCTCAGCCATTTGTTTGTGCCCACAAAGCACAGCACCAATTGATGAAGGATTTAGTATATCTTTAGCTCTTGAAAAAGCCGCCTGCAATGTCGTGAAAACATATTTGACGGAAAGTAGagtttataaagaaaaaaaaataattgattagAAGAGTTACCTGTACATATCCTCTTTCGCCACTCCATCTTTCATCGGGTTGCGACAAAACAGGTATTATTTTGATTCCAGTTGATTCCCAATCCTCGAACCTCTCCTAAACAGAATCGTATTCAATTCCTTCAATAAGTTTAACGATATTAAGATCTATAATCATGGTTGAATGATGGACTCATATCTGAGACCTGATATGCCATTCTCTTAAGGTTTCTAGCTCCATAGTAAAGTCTCACATCTTGTCTTTCAGTGGCACCAAAACCTGACTCGATGAGTGAACGAATGGGACTGTCACGGCCATTCAAATATGATAAAGACATTAACAAACAATACAAACTCGCCAACAACTAATTTAAAAATGTAGTATAGTAGAGAATTTGTGCCTAGGTATGAAAGTAACAAACATCAACTATATGGATCTCATCAGGCCGTCAATGATCATACCTAAGTATTAAGTAAAGAACATCAACTACTTCAGTACAATAGATATTTGAGTCAGCTTGATGGATCTCATGAGGCCATTGAGCCATATGCAGTGCAATATACAACTCAAATTAGTTCAATTTCGGTAGCATTTGCCACTGCTATACAACATCAACAACCTCTTTATCCCACTAAGTACAGTCCACTATATGGATCTTCCTATGTCATTGGACTTGATCCCATATTATAtcctcatctatatttaaatgaattttattttgcTTTATCGTTGCTAACCAACTCTTTCATTGGTCACCCTCTTCCTCGATCAATCGCATATAGCCTAATGGAGCATTTGCTGTTTTGCCACTACTATATATTCACTaaaacagttttttaaaaaaatgattgaaGTGCAGAGAAAAAGACCGTACGGGAAAATACAAATACACATAAATTTTTCATCCTATTTCAATCAAATTACAAAGAAGGAGAGTCTTAGCGCAAATTGCGAAAACATCCTCTTACAAAATGCAAGATAACGCTGCATATAATAGACTCAATGTGATCCGACTCTTCTACCAGATCCACACTAACATAAACTTCGTGCACCGGGCAACCCTTTTAGCCGACTCCATCTAATGGGATAAGACTTATGGTTGATTTCAATCAAATTGCACGGTGTGAAAGGGAAAATACTAATACGACCAAAGAAAAAGAAACTCTTTTATGCGAAAGAAATATGTACAGCCAAAGGATTTTCAAGCAAAAAAGTTGGCATCTTGAGGAAAGTTCCAAAGTAAAAGGAACTTATACATGGAAACAAGAGCAGAACCCTACCTGATTCCAGATCCGGTGGCGAATATGAGGACGGTGGGGAAGGCATCGGGAGGCGAGATGCGGCCTACCGGAAATCCCTTGCCCATAACCACACTCAGCTCGACGACGTCCCCTCGCCCAAGCCCGCACAGAAGGTCGACGGTGGAGCCGGGGAACCTCTTGACGAGAAATTGGAACTCGCCGCGGGAGGAGGCGAAGGATGGCGGGGAGGCGATGGCGAGAAAGGCGGGCTTTTCGGCCTCAGGGACGCGGAGCTGGAGGTACTGGCCCGGGGCGGTGAAAGATGCGGCGAGATCGGGAGCCTCTGAGACGTCCACGGCGACGTGGAACAGGGAGGCGTCCGCGTCCGCGGGGGCGACGAGGCTGAGGGGCGCCTGCGTCCAGGTCGCAGCGTCCTGTCTGACGGCGGCGGCAACGACGGCAGTGAGGGCGCGGCGGGCGAGGCCGAGGGAGGGGGGGAGACAGCTTCTCCGGAAGCGGGTCAGGAGAGACATGGGCTGACGGAGGAGAGGAGGCGACGGAGAACAAGTCGCGAGCGAAGTGGCCATTTTTAGGGATTATAGAGTTGTCTTCGCCGCCGGCCGAGAGATTTGGAGTGCAGGTGGAAAACTTCGAGAAACTTTCTCCTTTTAGATTTTTTTCCCCTTTTCtagaaagaaatatttttttgagaCTTCGATAAAGATATATTTTTTTCGGTGGCC encodes the following:
- the LOC122041343 gene encoding fruit protein pKIWI502-like yields the protein MATSLATCSPSPPLLRQPMSLLTRFRRSCLPPSLGLARRALTAVVAAAVRQDAATWTQAPLSLVAPADADASLFHVAVDVSEAPDLAASFTAPGQYLQLRVPEAEKPAFLAIASPPSFASSRGEFQFLVKRFPGSTVDLLCGLGRGDVVELSVVMGKGFPVGRISPPDAFPTVLIFATGSGISPIRSLIESGFGATERQDVRLYYGARNLKRMAYQERFEDWESTGIKIIPVLSQPDERWSGERGYVQAAFSRAKDILNPSSIGAVLCGHKQMAEDVTSQLVADGVSKETILMNF